The genome window GGGAAGCCGAACGAGATGTTGGGCACGAAGACACCATCCATCACATCGAGGTGGAGCCAGTCGGCCTCACTCTTGTTAATCATCTCTATATCACTCTTCAGGTCAATGAAGTTGGCTGAGAGCAATGAAGGGGATACCATTGTTTTCATCTTTCTTCTTCTTCTTTTAGTTAGGATAGCACACCTTTAGCTTCCCATTTTGCACCATGGTATGATAGGAGTAGGCTATCTGCTTGATGAAGTAGATGGTCTGAGCCGAAGGTCTCATTTTCTTTGGTGTAAATACTTGCTTCATAGGCGTGAATCTTTTTATTTGAATAATACTTCTTGTTATTTGTTTTTAGAACGGGCATGTCTTGAGGATGAGTTTTCCTCTTTCCGTAACCTGTTCTCTAAATAAATAACGGCGTATTGGGAAATTTATTACATTCAGGCGAAATATTTTTTCTTTTTCTTTCTCCCTATATATAATAAGGTATAGTGGAGAAAACGTGAGACGAAAGTGGAGAAAAAGGGGCGCTGGATGATAAAATAGTGTTAAATCTTAAAATTTCTCGACAAAAAGTTTGTAGTTTAAAAGAAAAACTGTACTTTTGCGGTAGAAATGAAGAACGAAGGAGAATCTTTTCGTTAAAAAGAAAGAAACGCCTCGTTTTTGGTAGTAACAAACAATTAAAAGAAAAAGCAATATGAATACATTCGTATCTACATCATGGTGGTGGCGTAACTCAAGATTCCAGAAGTCGTGAGTCGAGACGCTGTATGTGGATGTGAACAACATAATATACTAGGGGTCTGCCGTAACTTACGACAGGCCCCTTTTCTTTTACAACGAAAAATAAAAACAAAAAATATAGGAGATATTAATTATGGAAATGAAGGACATTTTGAACAGAATGTTGAACCATGAGGAACTTTCCCGTGAGGAAACCCGAGACATCATTGTAGGAATCACTAAGAGTGATTTTCCTGAGGAACAGATTACAGCCCTGCTCACCGGTTTGCAGATGAGAGGCGTAACGGTAGATGAACTGCTCGGTTTCCGTGACGGAATTCTTGCCACAGGCGTGCCAGCCATCCTGGATTGCGACCGCTACATTGACGTGGTGGGAACCGGTGGCGACCGCAAGAACACCTTTAACATTTCTACTACTTCCTGCTTCGTCATTGCGGGTGCGGGTTACAAGGTGGCAAAGCACGGCAACTATGCGGCTACTTCGGTGAGCGGTGCTAGCAACGTCATCAAGAACCACGGTGTCCAGTTTACCGATGATATAGACAAGCTGAACCGCAGCATCAACGAGGCAGGCATCGTTTATCTTCATGCCCAGCTCTTCGCCAAGGCAATGAAGTTTGTAGGTCCTATCCGCAAGGCTTTGCAGTTTCCTACCGTGTTCAACCTGTTAGGTCCTCTTGTTAATCCTAGTCAGCCTAAGTGCCAGTTGCTGGGTGTAGCCAATCTCGACCAGATGCGCCTTTACAATCAGGTTTACCAGAAACTAGGCATTGATTTCGGCATTGTTAACAGCATCGACGGATATGATGAAATTTCACTCACCGGCGACTTCAAGGTAACCACCAACAACTATGAGAAGATCTTCAAGCCTCAGGGTCTCGGTTTCGAGATAGCCAAACCGGAAGAGGTGCGAGGCGGAGCAACCGAGGAAGAGGCTAAGGACATCTTTGATGCAGTACTTGAAAACCGTGCCCTCCCAGCCCAGAAGAACATCGTTCTCGCCAATGCAGCCTTCGGCATCCAGGTAATGGAGAAGGGACAGAAGAGCATAGAGGAATGTGTGGAGATAGCAAGAGAGAGCATTGACTCGGGTAAGGCGCTCGCTACCTTCAAGAAATTCGTAGAGATCAACAGTTAAAGGTAAAAAGGGCTTTTAAAAGTAAAAAGGTAAAAGGGTAAAAAGGTAAAAAGAGCCTTAACCCCTTTGTTCCCCCCCCCTCCCCCCCCGTTCCCAGCGATTCCATCGCTGGTTCCCCAAGTCTTTATCTTAAATAAAAAAACGAAAAAAATGGCTGATATTTTAGAGGAAATTGTGGCTCATAAAAGAATAGAGATTGAGCAGCGTAAGCGCTTTATCCAGCCACGGCAGATGATAACCCTCACCGAGCAGAAAATGCAGGAAGATGGGGGAAAGGTGCCGGGCGGAAGCATGAAGGAGTCGCTGATGAACTCGGAAACGGGAATCATTGCTGAATTCAAGCGCAAATCGCCTTCTAAGGGCTGGATCAAACAGGAAGGTAAGCCGAGCATCATCCCGCTCGCCTACCAGCAGAACGGAGCCTCGGCGCTCAGCATCCTCACCGACATTGATTACTTCGGAGGATATGATGAGTATATTCAGGAGGCGCGCCATGTGGGCGTTACCCTACCTATCTTATATAAGAACTTCGTGGTAGAGGAATACCAGCTGCTGCAGGCGAGATACTGCGGAGCTTCTGCCGTGCTGCTCATTGCGGCCTGCCTGACCAAGGAGGAGTGTAAGCAACTCATGAACATGGCACACCAGCTGGGCATGGAGGTACTGCTCGAGATGCATAATGAGCGCGACTTCGAGTATGCTGAACTGGAACCGGATATGTACGGCATCAACAACCGAAATCTCGGAACCTTCTTTACTGATGTGGAGAACAGCTTCAGATTGGCAGAGAAACTTCCGAAGGATGTGTGCAGGGTGAGCGAGAGTGGCATCTCCAACCCGCAGACGGTTCTCCGGTTGAGAGAAGAAGGCGGCTTCAGAGGTTTCCTGATGGGCGAACAGTTCATGAAACAGGCTGACCCGGGCGTGGCGCTTCAAGAGTTTATTAAGCAGTTGAAACAATAAAGAAAATGTTAGTAAAGGTTTGTGGAATGCGTGAACCTGGTAATGTAAAGCAGGTTGCGCAACTCGGCGTTGATATGATGGGATTTATCTTTTATCCTAAGTCTCCACGGTATGCCAGTCATGTGCTGGCTCGCTCTGATGCTGACCGCAATGTGTGCCGAGTGGGAGTCTTCGTGAATGATTCCATTTCCAATATGTTGGATAAGATTCATTCATTCTCTCTGAATGCGGTGCAGATGCATGGAAGTGAGAGCAGGGAACTGTGTGAGCAGCTGCGTGCAGCAAAGGGGAATATGAAGATAATCAAAGCCATTAGTGTTTCCACTGCCGGGGACATTCTGAAATATAAGGAGTATGTAGGCGCTGTTGACTACTTCCTTTTCGACACCAAATGTAAGACAGTGGGCGGAAGTGGTCAGCAGTTTGACTGGCAGGTACTGGATGAATATGATGGCGATGTTCCATTCCTGTTGAGTGGCGGCATAGGTCCGG of Segatella copri contains these proteins:
- the trpD gene encoding anthranilate phosphoribosyltransferase is translated as MEMKDILNRMLNHEELSREETRDIIVGITKSDFPEEQITALLTGLQMRGVTVDELLGFRDGILATGVPAILDCDRYIDVVGTGGDRKNTFNISTTSCFVIAGAGYKVAKHGNYAATSVSGASNVIKNHGVQFTDDIDKLNRSINEAGIVYLHAQLFAKAMKFVGPIRKALQFPTVFNLLGPLVNPSQPKCQLLGVANLDQMRLYNQVYQKLGIDFGIVNSIDGYDEISLTGDFKVTTNNYEKIFKPQGLGFEIAKPEEVRGGATEEEAKDIFDAVLENRALPAQKNIVLANAAFGIQVMEKGQKSIEECVEIARESIDSGKALATFKKFVEINS
- the trpC gene encoding indole-3-glycerol phosphate synthase TrpC, with product MADILEEIVAHKRIEIEQRKRFIQPRQMITLTEQKMQEDGGKVPGGSMKESLMNSETGIIAEFKRKSPSKGWIKQEGKPSIIPLAYQQNGASALSILTDIDYFGGYDEYIQEARHVGVTLPILYKNFVVEEYQLLQARYCGASAVLLIAACLTKEECKQLMNMAHQLGMEVLLEMHNERDFEYAELEPDMYGINNRNLGTFFTDVENSFRLAEKLPKDVCRVSESGISNPQTVLRLREEGGFRGFLMGEQFMKQADPGVALQEFIKQLKQ
- a CDS encoding phosphoribosylanthranilate isomerase, which codes for MLVKVCGMREPGNVKQVAQLGVDMMGFIFYPKSPRYASHVLARSDADRNVCRVGVFVNDSISNMLDKIHSFSLNAVQMHGSESRELCEQLRAAKGNMKIIKAISVSTAGDILKYKEYVGAVDYFLFDTKCKTVGGSGQQFDWQVLDEYDGDVPFLLSGGIGPEDASRILSFHHPRCVGIDLNSRFEIEPGLKDVEKLKEFLLKVKK